The proteins below come from a single Halictus rubicundus isolate RS-2024b chromosome 13, iyHalRubi1_principal, whole genome shotgun sequence genomic window:
- the Jvl gene encoding javelin-like isoform X3 has translation MSREFLVSCAPYTYQCGSGAGSTEGVIGSVNGVNSSSSGGGMDCMPLRPGPFHYLISEQAKSLVALQELQNEVGALLEFRDLVMETFPNLRHKMAATASAGASVMSSSCAQNSHIPLPLSSPSSRRINEWEPGKVRRRVPREGGESSSSSLPRSRSNSHSGGTKNNCSATVQDSGFSTETSSKDSASTAIAPRPNSPRPAILDEAEDELWNLLNVIHRKGIRLREEVECLQGRLESVAPEDLAATDILDAVKDVTFLGGDRTTVDLEDGTEDSERNSQVIALRREKEQLLDKVAELEAETISSRARAQELQSELAALSALKTGLEDRLRAGLTDSSSDILTPGAQRLQPIAPVLSSPKSNNVSNIKSKSSAFASVATNTKAHKNRFRTRTIEKNVLLDVTAARNEELRDIDVEASVKERRARLGALDSVLVSPTRVAHVKDVESTKIAAILREHSPLELQRHLITTTVHNQVLRRRLDEVQKSTETLSERLDKAREENDDLRFQLEERNIELEGTRARVRVLERLQQRPPTELDPDGNGDQPRDQPGLEPGSSTESARDHHQAVEVKPSPRRRPSRIPLPGSTSKPAAPRPPSHGRNDSKESLKSLTRPPRDSSRDSHGGKSLSKARDSSRDSLGNKSLTRNSGTSTGTNGNSKETNRESLNRSLPRNNSSRDSLNKSSSLSRARDSLESSNNLGTSSSPGTTPPRRPPAPARRSYSLARASTSIDSENGKIAEKSPSARTCAQSRVFPVNRTAELDRK, from the exons TGTGGCAGCGGGGCCGGTTCCACGGAGGGTGTGATCGGTAGCGTGAACGGCGtgaacagcagcagcagcggcggTGGCATGGACTGCATGCCCCTTCGTCCAGGCCCGTTTCACTACCTGATAAGCGAGCAGGCCAAGTCGTTGGTGGCCCTGCAGGAGCTGCAGAATGAGGTCGGCGCCCTTCTCGAGTTCCGGGACCTCGTCATGGAGACGTTCCCAAACCTGCGACACAAGATGGCCGCGACGGCGTCCGCGGGAGCGTCCGTGATGTCCTCCTCGTGCGCGCAAAACTCGCACATCCCTCTACCTCTGTCGAGCCCGTCCTCCCGGAGGATCAACGAGTGGGAGCCGGGTAAGGTCCGTCGACGGGTACCCAGGGAAGGCGGCgagtcctcgtcctcgtcgttgCCCAGAAGTCGCAGCAACTCGCACAGCGGTGGCACGAAGAACAACTGCAGCGCCACGGTGCAGGACTCTGGCTTCAGCACGGAGACGTCCTCGAAAGACAGCGCTTCGACGGCGATAGCGCCTAGACCTAACAGTCCTAGGCCTGCGATCCTGGACGAGGCGGAGGACGAGCTATGGAATCTGTTGAACGTGATCCACCGGAAGGGCATCAGGCTCAGAGAAGAGGTAGAGTGTCTTCAGGGTCGGTTGGAGAGCGTCGCGCCCGAGGATCTGGCCGCGACGGATATCCTAGACGCTGTGAAGGACGTGACGTTCCTTGGCGGCGACAGGACAACGGTCGACCTCGAAGACGGCACGGAGGACTCGGAGAGGAACTCCCAGGTGATAGCGCTTAGAAGAGAAAAGGAACAGCTGTTGGACAAGGTCGCGGAACTCGAGGCCGAGACGATATCCAGCCGTGCCAGGGCGCAGGAGCTGCAATCGGAATTGGCTGCTCTGTCAGCCCTGAAGACGGGACTTGAGGATAGGCTGAGGGCAGGACTGACCGATTCGTCCTCGGACATCCTAACGCCCGGTGCTCAACGGCTGCAACCGATCGCACCTGTTCTCTCGTCGCCGAAGAGCAACAATGTTAGTAATATTAAGAGCAAGTCCTCGGCGTTCGCGTCTGTCGCGACGAACACCAAGGCCCACAAGAACCGGTTCAGGACGAGGACCATTGAAAAGAATGTGCTCCTCGATGTCACCGCTGCCAGGAACGAAGAGCTAAGGGATATCGATGTCGAGGCGAGCGTGAAAGAGAGAAGAGCGAGGCTAGGGGCTCTGGACTCTGTTCTTGTGTCGCCTACCAGGGTTGCCCACGTCAAGGACGTCGAATCGACGAAAATTGCTGCCATTCTCCGCGAACACTCTCCCCTCGAGCTGCAGCGGCATTTAATCACCACTACCGTCCATAATCAG GTCCTACGGAGAAGGTTAGACGAAGTACAGAAAAGCACGGAAACCCTCTCCGAACGGTTAGATAAGGCGCGCGAGGAGAACGATGACCTACGTTTTCAG CTGGAGGAGAGGAACATCGAGCTGGAAGGCACGCGGGCGCGAGTCCGCGTGCTGGAAAGATTGCAGCAACGTCCTCCGACGGAGCTGGACCCCGACGGAAACGGGGACCAGCCTCGGGATCAACCGGGCCTAGAGCCAGGCAGCAGCACCGAGTCCGCTCGCGACCACCACCAAGCCGTGGAGGTGAAGCCGTCACCTCGTCGGCGACCTAGTCGTATACCCCTACCAGGATCCACATCAAAACCAGCAGCACCTCGTCCACCGAGCCACGGTCGTAACGACAGCAAGGAGTCGTTGAAGTCGTTGACGAGACCGCCCCGCGATTCTAGTCGTGACAGTCACGGCGGCAAGTCTCTGTCGAAGGCTCGGGACTCTAGCAGAGACTCCCTCGGGAACAAGAGCCTGACGAGGAACAGCGGGACCAGCACCGGAACCAACGGGAACAGCAAGGAAACGAACAGGGAGTCCCTGAACAGGTCCCTGCCGCGTAACAATTCCAGCCGAGACTCCCTAAACAAATCCTCCTCGCTGTCCCGAGCCCGAGACTCGCTGGAGTCGTCTAACAACCTCGGCACGTCCTCATCCCCGGGGACGACTCCTCCGCGAAGACCGCCCGCCCCCGCACGCCGTTCCTACAGCCTGGCCCGAGCCTCGACGTCCATTGACTCTGAGAACGGCAAG